Proteins co-encoded in one Chrysemys picta bellii isolate R12L10 chromosome 13, ASM1138683v2, whole genome shotgun sequence genomic window:
- the LOC101933685 gene encoding tripartite motif-containing protein 54-like, whose amino-acid sequence MKILFVFQSRGTTLGSAGRFRCPSCRHEVVLDRHGVYGLQRNLLVENIIDIYKQESASSRPLLKTEHPSCEEHEEEKINIYCMTCGVPTCSLCKVFGEHKECEVAPLSDIYMKQKSALTDGIGALVATNDRIQVFIDNLQGTCKNIEDNGKAQKQALCEKFDRMYAILEERRKIMLQRITYEQEEKTQHLKSLTRSYSEHTESSSKLVDAALQSMEELQMDVFVQNSKVLIQKISEVTQSCEVEALESGYDNMEHYAVDFNAEERVLYQLDFIKVDESEEGAEEGEEDAVWGDAEGAAAESVAEGQVANSEGREEPLNVPADGKEEEAEGKALMLKEAESETAGEADAVAKLPGSSQAAESDVPAGKEGAEREPGTAQQKDAAGSDGATVSCIMGDSRGSGAEAAVSSNALPMIAPNLALQNNPTGNALDTPAESAAQGRGATETEEATCFVPAETFSTSDSSAENKKEVDPSDCGASPAKGSTEGGLAVASVCNQDPSVVDGKSEETSETPFGSNFNPAL is encoded by the exons ATGAAGATCCTTTTTGTCTTTCAGTCTCGTGGGACAACCTTGGGCTCCGCAGGCCGCTTTCGCTGCCCATCCTGTCGCCATGAAGTGGTGCTGGACAGGCACGGTGTCTATGGCCTGCAGAGGAATCTACTAGTGGAGAACATCATTGATATTTACAAACAGGAGTCAGCGAG CTCCAGACCTCTGTTAAAGACAGAACACCCAAGCTGCGAAGAGCATGAGGAAGAAAAGATCAACATCTATTGCATGACGTGTGGGGTGCCCACCTGCTCCCTCTGCAAGGTCTTCGGGGAGCACAAGGAGTGTGAAGTAGCTCCCCTGTCGGACATCTACATGAAACAGAAG TCTGCGCTGACAGATGGGATTGGAGCCCTTGTGGCCACCAATGACAGAATccaggtcttcatcgataacttGCAAGGCACATGCAAGAACATCGAG GACAACGGCAAGGCCCAGAAGCAGGCTCTGTGTGAGAAGTTTGACCGCATGTATGCCAtcttggaggagaggaggaagatcATGCTGCAGAGGATCACCTATGAACAGGAGGAGAAGACCCAGCACCTGAAGTCCCTCACCAGGTCGTACAGTGAACACACCGAGTCATCCTCCAAGCTGGTGGATGCAGCGTTGCAGTCCATGGAGGAGCTGCAGATGGACGTCTTTGTGCAG AATTCCAAAGTTCTCATACAGAA AATTTCCGAGGTGACCCAGAGCTGTGAAGTGGAGGCGCTGGAGTCTGGTTATGACAATATGGAGCACTATGCTGTGGATTTCAATGCCGAGGAGCGGGTGCTGTATCAGTTGGACTTCATTAAAG TTGATGAGTCTGAAgaaggggcagaggaaggagaggaagaCGCGGTGTGGGGGGATGCTGAAGGTGCAGCagcagagtctgtggcagaaggGCAAGTGGCCAACAgtgagggcagagaggagcccctGAACGTCCCTGCGGATGGAAAGGAAGAGGAGGCCGAAGGAAAAGCCCTGATGTTAAAGGAGGCTGAGAGTGAAACTGCTGGGGAAGCTGATGCCGTGGCCAAACTACCAGGTTCATCTCAAGCTGCGGAGTCGGATGTCCCAGCTGGCAAAGAGGGAGCGGAGAGAGAGCCGGGCACTGCCCAGCAG AAGGATGCAGCTGGTTCAGATGGGGCTACTGTATCATGCATCATGGGAGACTCTCGGGGGTCCGGGGCAGAAGCTGCCGTGTCTAGCAACGCCTTGCCAATGATCGCCCCAAATCTTGCCCTCCAAAATAATCCCACGGGAAATGCCCTTGACACCCCAGCTGAATCcgcagcccagggcaggggagctACTGAGACAGAAGAAGCCACTTGCTTTGTCCCAGCCGAGACATTCAGCACCTCGGACAGCTCAGCCGAGAACAAGAAGGAGGTTGACCCAAGCGACTGCGGTGCCAGTCCCGCCAAAGGCAGCACGGAGGGGGGACTAGCTGTGGCATCTGTCTGCAACCAG